One segment of Belonocnema kinseyi isolate 2016_QV_RU_SX_M_011 chromosome 7, B_treatae_v1, whole genome shotgun sequence DNA contains the following:
- the LOC117177311 gene encoding uncharacterized protein LOC117177311 produces MDASDKVPRSSMEKIVRSISRLAWNSEQESIQITPLVAVPSTATRNWSSFNAKKMTNDMMTYFFDRDTMEKSSVTGEACSLHVRKGIPALSKLGWRKSERNNLLCKRPLSSAGEPKEDYFGSYQGKIE; encoded by the exons ATGGACGCCTCTGACAAGGTGCCTCGTTCTTCAATGGAGAAG ATAGTGAGGAGCATCAGCAGGCTGGCGTGGAATTCAGAGCAAGAGTCAATACAAATAACGCCACTGGTTGCAGTTCCTTCCACAGCGACTCGGAATTGGTCGTCTTTCAATGCCAAGAAGATGACCAACGATATGATGACCTACTTCTTCGACCGAGACACGATGGAGAAGTCATCTGTTACAGGAGAGGCATGCAGTCTCCATGTACGTAAGGGGATACCGGCATTGTCCAAGCTTGGATGGAGAAAAAGTGAACGCAataattt GTTATGTAAGCGGCCGCTTTCCTCGGCTGGTGAACCCAAGGAAGATTATTTTGGAAGCTATCAGGgcaaaattgaataa